The following are encoded in a window of Microbacterium sp. LWO13-1.2 genomic DNA:
- a CDS encoding FtsX-like permease family protein → MATTHLGFGRLVRADLRHNPGSFVGVAVSVLVATALITGLGVLVESGMRGGLAPERYTNADVIVGGSQAVDVPEDLPVPLVERASLPDDAADAIAALPGVEAVVADVTVTLASDAGPIEAHPWSTSALSGFEISSGNAPSGRDEVVVTASSTAGLGDVLTLSHGGDRAEYRVVGIADAATEPVRIGHVFLSEARIAQLDSGNGDAQILGVFAADGTTPQALADAISERFPEVTAQTGAGRGDVEFLDSGAARASLVSIGSAFAGTCLLVAMFIVSGTLSLSVQSRRRDFALLRAVGASSAQVHRLVAREVLTVSAIAAAIGIVPGYFLATVLQGAFVQAGVIPGDFALAASPIPAAVAALLVLGAAWGAARIAASRPAKIDPIEALRESATGPTSVSLGRMITGIVFAAAGLSISTVPLVVRGQSAAGAAAGASIILIIALALLGPVLVSFTVRFIGAVLRKTSAAGFLASANGTVNARRLASAITPIALGISLGLVQLGAPAMIASEANAQMQAGVISQLRVSAPGGLSDEGIQVIEEQAGVVAVNPVTVSQAVLDHHELGKEEITRTALVLQGIDTDAAESTMDLQVKEGSLDALAGAGEVALSTDARQTLGLDVGDTLVGRFGDGVPFESEVVAIYGRGLGFGDITMSGEVVRQHTTSALSGFALVNAGDDVENVRTALTDAGFVVGGGSGAQAAGADGRSQQGWVNAVALIVILGYIAIAVVNTLMMATGERSREFALLQLIGASRRQVRGMMRTEAVMLALIAMVFGVAIAIPPLIGMSMGISGQPIPTLPLLQSLVVIGSMCALALAALAVATRSAMRGRPVEEIGSRQ, encoded by the coding sequence ATGGCGACCACTCACCTCGGCTTCGGCCGACTCGTCCGCGCCGATCTGCGCCACAACCCGGGCAGCTTCGTCGGCGTCGCCGTGTCTGTGCTCGTGGCCACGGCCCTCATCACGGGTCTCGGCGTTCTCGTCGAATCCGGCATGCGCGGGGGACTCGCCCCCGAGCGCTACACGAACGCCGATGTCATCGTCGGCGGCAGCCAGGCCGTCGATGTCCCGGAAGACCTCCCGGTACCGCTCGTCGAGCGGGCATCGCTTCCGGACGACGCGGCCGACGCCATCGCCGCGCTCCCCGGTGTCGAGGCGGTCGTCGCCGACGTCACGGTCACGCTCGCCTCGGATGCAGGTCCCATCGAGGCGCATCCGTGGTCGACATCCGCTCTGAGCGGCTTCGAGATCAGTTCGGGCAACGCACCATCGGGGCGTGACGAGGTCGTCGTCACCGCCTCATCGACCGCCGGTCTCGGCGATGTGCTGACCCTGTCGCACGGCGGCGACCGCGCCGAGTACCGCGTCGTCGGCATCGCGGATGCCGCGACCGAACCGGTGCGAATCGGGCACGTGTTCCTCAGTGAGGCCCGCATCGCGCAGCTCGACTCCGGAAACGGCGACGCCCAGATCCTCGGCGTCTTCGCCGCTGACGGCACGACGCCGCAGGCTCTGGCCGACGCCATCTCCGAACGATTCCCCGAGGTCACCGCGCAGACGGGCGCCGGCCGGGGCGATGTCGAGTTCCTCGATTCCGGGGCGGCGCGGGCATCGCTCGTCTCCATCGGCTCCGCCTTCGCCGGCACCTGCCTTCTCGTGGCGATGTTCATCGTCTCGGGCACGCTCTCGCTGTCGGTGCAGTCGCGCCGCCGCGACTTCGCTCTGCTCCGTGCGGTCGGGGCGAGCTCCGCACAGGTGCACCGCCTGGTCGCACGAGAGGTGCTGACGGTCTCGGCGATCGCAGCGGCGATCGGCATCGTTCCCGGATACTTCCTCGCCACCGTGCTGCAGGGCGCGTTCGTCCAGGCCGGAGTGATCCCCGGTGACTTCGCACTCGCTGCGAGCCCGATTCCGGCCGCCGTCGCAGCGCTGCTCGTGCTCGGCGCTGCGTGGGGTGCGGCTCGGATCGCTGCCAGCCGTCCGGCGAAGATCGACCCGATCGAGGCGCTGCGCGAATCGGCCACCGGGCCGACATCGGTCAGCCTCGGACGCATGATCACCGGAATCGTCTTCGCGGCTGCGGGCCTCTCGATCTCGACGGTGCCGCTCGTCGTGCGCGGTCAGAGCGCAGCGGGTGCGGCGGCGGGGGCATCGATCATCCTGATCATCGCGCTCGCGCTGCTCGGGCCTGTGCTGGTGAGCTTCACCGTGCGCTTCATCGGAGCGGTGCTCCGGAAGACGTCGGCGGCGGGGTTCCTCGCTTCTGCGAACGGCACGGTCAATGCGCGCCGACTGGCCAGTGCGATCACTCCGATCGCCTTGGGGATCTCGCTGGGGCTCGTCCAGCTCGGCGCCCCCGCCATGATCGCCAGCGAGGCGAACGCCCAGATGCAGGCGGGTGTGATCTCCCAGCTGCGGGTGAGCGCACCCGGCGGGCTGTCGGATGAGGGCATCCAGGTGATCGAGGAGCAGGCCGGAGTCGTCGCGGTCAACCCGGTCACGGTGAGCCAGGCCGTTCTCGATCATCACGAACTCGGAAAAGAGGAGATCACCCGCACTGCGCTCGTGCTGCAGGGCATCGATACGGATGCCGCGGAGAGCACGATGGATCTTCAGGTCAAGGAGGGCTCTCTGGACGCCCTCGCCGGTGCCGGTGAGGTCGCGCTCAGCACGGATGCCAGGCAGACCCTCGGTCTCGATGTCGGCGACACACTCGTCGGACGCTTCGGCGACGGGGTGCCTTTCGAGTCGGAGGTGGTCGCGATCTACGGACGTGGACTGGGATTCGGCGACATCACGATGTCGGGCGAGGTGGTTCGCCAGCACACCACCAGTGCGCTGAGCGGATTCGCCCTGGTCAACGCGGGTGACGACGTCGAGAACGTGCGCACCGCACTGACGGATGCCGGATTCGTGGTCGGCGGTGGCAGCGGAGCCCAGGCGGCGGGTGCCGACGGGCGCTCGCAGCAGGGCTGGGTGAACGCGGTCGCTCTGATCGTCATCCTCGGCTACATCGCGATCGCCGTGGTGAACACGTTGATGATGGCGACCGGTGAGCGGTCGCGGGAGTTCGCACTCCTGCAGCTGATCGGTGCGTCCCGCCGTCAGGTGCGCGGCATGATGCGCACCGAGGCGGTGATGCTCGCGCTGATCGCGATGGTGTTCGGTGTCGCGATCGCCATCCCGCCGCTCATCGGAATGAGCATGGGGATCAGCGGGCAGCCGATCCCGACGCTGCCGCTCCTGCAGTCGCTGGTCGTGATCGGTTCGATGTGCGCTCTCGCGCTGGCGGCGCTGGCCGTGGCGACGCGCTCGGCGATGCGAGGTCGACCGGTCGAGGAGATCGGTTCGCGGCAGTAA
- a CDS encoding ABC transporter ATP-binding protein yields the protein MTSLLPGAAPAMPQSTEALRLESVVKKYGSGANAVTALRGVNLTLGRGTFTAIMGPSGSGKSTLLHCAAGLDTPSTGTVRLGGTEISGMRRKALTAFRRDHVGFVFQAYNLLPALSVEENITLPLLLAGRSVERAWLDFLLESVGLADRRDRRPSELSGGQQQRVAIARALVTRPYVVFGDEPTGALDSRSGKQVLDLLAHTARELDQTVVVVTHDPVVASHADRVIFLADGAFAGHLDGASPAQITDRMSALGEW from the coding sequence ATGACTTCACTTCTTCCCGGTGCCGCCCCAGCGATGCCGCAATCCACCGAGGCCCTGCGTCTTGAATCCGTCGTCAAGAAGTACGGTTCCGGCGCCAACGCCGTCACCGCACTCCGCGGCGTCAACCTCACTCTCGGGCGCGGCACCTTCACCGCGATCATGGGACCGTCCGGCTCCGGCAAGAGCACGCTGCTGCACTGCGCGGCCGGTCTCGACACTCCCAGCACGGGAACGGTCCGTCTCGGCGGAACCGAGATCTCGGGGATGCGGCGCAAGGCGCTCACCGCGTTCCGACGGGACCACGTGGGCTTCGTCTTCCAGGCGTACAACCTTCTTCCGGCGCTGTCGGTGGAGGAGAACATCACATTGCCGCTGCTGCTCGCTGGCCGTTCCGTCGAGCGAGCATGGCTGGACTTCCTCCTCGAATCCGTCGGCCTCGCCGATCGCCGTGACCGTCGGCCCTCCGAGCTCTCCGGCGGTCAGCAGCAGCGGGTCGCGATCGCCCGTGCGCTCGTCACCCGTCCCTACGTCGTCTTCGGCGATGAACCCACTGGCGCCCTCGACTCGCGCTCCGGCAAGCAGGTGCTCGACCTTCTCGCGCACACCGCACGCGAACTGGATCAGACGGTCGTCGTCGTCACCCACGACCCGGTGGTCGCCTCGCACGCCGATCGGGTGATCTTCCTCGCCGACGGCGCCTTCGCCGGTCACCTCGACGGAGCGAGCCCCGCGCAGATCACCGACCGCATGAGCGCGCTCGGGGAGTGGTGA